From one Candidatus Hydrogenedentota bacterium genomic stretch:
- a CDS encoding (p)ppGpp synthetase has translation MRIPQRRKLEIEYLNQAAVYDAVAQRVLHRLQRLITAQGINASIKYRVKSFDSYFEKILRLRRSGAASTLLTDLIGFRIVCPFLSDLDAVQQLIGEHFRVVELETKGAEHSFHEFGYSSIHLMVDLSNEIKPRPIYSTRRVAEIQLRTILQDAWAEVEHELVYKSENTLLDEPMKRKLASLNATLTLSDIIFQEIREYQREVHQRENRRKASVEKGLPSYQTVPGLDEEELTYLQQRDDKPVGPIQLRNELEQLIFEALAAHSSDDFSRAIELYSRALRMKTRRQVRSIIYNHRGMAYLALGKYQHAEKDFTSAIRFNADNFRALNNRALAYRIRKSYRLALEDLDRSIAINAVQAEAYYIRALTYCDLQDHSKAVQDCECVLNINPEFAAARHLKDVILANAAK, from the coding sequence ATGCGGATTCCACAACGGCGGAAACTCGAGATAGAGTACTTGAACCAGGCCGCGGTCTATGACGCGGTTGCGCAGCGCGTGTTACACCGCTTGCAGCGTCTGATCACCGCGCAAGGCATCAACGCCTCGATCAAATACCGCGTAAAATCGTTCGACAGCTATTTCGAGAAGATTCTGCGCCTGCGCAGGAGCGGCGCGGCCAGCACGCTTCTCACTGACCTGATCGGCTTTCGAATCGTCTGCCCGTTTCTGTCCGACCTCGACGCAGTCCAGCAGCTCATCGGGGAACATTTCCGCGTTGTTGAGCTCGAAACAAAGGGCGCGGAACATTCCTTCCACGAGTTCGGCTATTCGTCCATTCACCTGATGGTCGATCTCTCGAACGAAATCAAGCCGCGTCCGATCTATTCGACCAGGCGCGTCGCCGAAATCCAGTTACGGACCATTTTGCAGGACGCCTGGGCCGAGGTCGAGCACGAGCTTGTCTACAAGTCCGAGAACACGCTTCTCGACGAACCGATGAAGCGCAAACTCGCTTCCCTCAACGCCACGCTCACGCTCTCGGATATCATCTTCCAGGAGATTCGGGAGTACCAGCGCGAGGTCCATCAACGCGAAAACCGGCGGAAAGCCAGCGTCGAAAAGGGGCTGCCCTCCTATCAAACGGTTCCTGGCCTCGATGAAGAAGAACTCACGTACCTCCAGCAGCGCGACGACAAGCCGGTTGGGCCCATCCAGCTCCGCAACGAACTCGAACAACTCATCTTCGAGGCGCTGGCCGCGCACAGCAGCGATGACTTCTCCCGGGCCATTGAACTCTACTCGCGCGCCCTGCGCATGAAGACCCGGCGGCAGGTGCGCTCCATCATTTACAACCACCGCGGCATGGCCTACCTCGCATTGGGAAAGTACCAGCACGCTGAGAAGGATTTCACCAGTGCCATACGGTTCAACGCCGACAATTTCCGCGCGCTCAACAACCGGGCCCTTGCCTACCGCATCCGCAAATCGTACAGACTCGCGCTCGAAGACCTCGATCGGTCCATCGCCATAAATGCGGTGCAGGCGGAAGCCTATTACATTCGTGCCCTGACGTACTGCGACCTGCAGGACCACTCCAAGGCCGTCCAGGACTGCGAATGCGTGCTCAACATCAACCCCGAATTTGCCGCTGCCCGGCACCTCAAGGACGTTATCCTGGCTAACGCCGCCAAGTGA
- a CDS encoding Gfo/Idh/MocA family oxidoreductase: MHKCSRRAALKGLGLAAAPFIVPARVFGDEAPSNRIAVGIIGTGRQSHQINIPQFLNSPHAQVVALCDVDSWRLETVKAQVETHYAAQTGQAYSGCAVYRDFRELIAREDVDAVMISGPDHWHVPMGIAAAKAGKHFSVEKPLSTCIAHGRLLCETATRHGVVTRTDSEFRSLPEMWRGVECVRNRRIGKLTNMKVCVPGDSAPVGMPAEMPVPENLDYDMWLGPAFQKPYTEQRVHPAKDLKGRPGWLRISDYTNGMVSNWGSHLNDIAQWAHGTDRGGPVTVEGTGTFSEGLWDTIVEFQLHYAYADGVTLDYEMGKSAGIEFTGDEGWLRAMYGGEVTASDPSILRPEKAPGDIDLSATLTDKEDFLQAIRGGAETLEPVEVGHRTVSLCQIGLIAIQLGRKLEWAPERERFINDDEANGRLDRPVRGDWLKT; encoded by the coding sequence ATGCACAAATGTTCGCGCCGAGCGGCTCTGAAGGGATTGGGGCTCGCGGCCGCGCCGTTCATAGTCCCGGCAAGAGTTTTCGGGGATGAAGCGCCCAGCAACCGGATTGCGGTGGGGATCATCGGGACAGGGCGGCAGAGCCACCAGATCAACATCCCGCAGTTTCTGAATTCGCCTCATGCGCAGGTCGTGGCGCTCTGCGATGTGGATTCGTGGCGGCTCGAGACCGTCAAAGCCCAGGTCGAGACCCATTACGCCGCGCAAACGGGGCAGGCGTATTCGGGCTGCGCCGTCTATCGCGATTTCAGGGAACTGATTGCGCGTGAGGATGTCGACGCGGTCATGATCTCGGGACCCGACCACTGGCATGTCCCGATGGGGATTGCGGCCGCGAAAGCAGGCAAGCACTTCAGCGTGGAGAAACCGTTGAGCACGTGTATTGCTCACGGGCGCCTCCTGTGCGAAACGGCAACGCGGCACGGGGTTGTCACGCGCACCGATTCGGAGTTCCGGTCGCTCCCGGAGATGTGGCGGGGGGTGGAATGCGTCAGGAACAGGCGTATTGGCAAACTCACGAACATGAAGGTGTGCGTTCCCGGCGATTCGGCGCCCGTCGGCATGCCCGCCGAGATGCCCGTGCCCGAGAATCTCGATTACGACATGTGGCTTGGGCCAGCCTTCCAGAAGCCGTATACGGAACAACGCGTCCACCCGGCAAAAGACCTCAAAGGCCGCCCGGGATGGCTGCGCATCTCCGACTACACCAACGGGATGGTCTCGAACTGGGGGAGCCACCTCAATGATATCGCCCAGTGGGCGCACGGCACGGATCGCGGTGGGCCCGTGACCGTGGAAGGAACGGGCACGTTCTCCGAAGGGTTGTGGGACACCATCGTCGAATTCCAGCTTCATTATGCCTATGCCGACGGGGTGACCCTGGATTACGAGATGGGCAAGAGCGCCGGCATCGAGTTCACGGGCGACGAGGGATGGCTCCGCGCCATGTACGGGGGGGAAGTGACGGCGAGCGACCCCAGCATCCTACGCCCCGAGAAGGCGCCCGGCGACATCGACCTCAGCGCAACCCTGACCGATAAAGAGGATTTCCTGCAAGCCATACGCGGGGGGGCCGAGACGCTCGAGCCGGTTGAAGTCGGCCATCGCACGGTATCGCTTTGCCAGATCGGATTGATTGCCATTCAACTGGGCCGCAAACTCGAGTGGGCGCCCGAACGCGAGCGTTTCATCAACGACGACGAAGCGAACGGGCGCCTGGACCGCCCCGTCCGCGGCGACTGGCTGAAAACCTGA